DNA sequence from the Nocardia sp. BMG111209 genome:
CTCGGTGCGAGCGGCGGGCGGCGGTCAGCGGTGCGAAATATCCGTCACCACAACAGGACCGGGGATTCGCCGATCCGATACCGGTTGCCGAAGTCGAAGAAGTAGCGCTGCCAGGACATCGGTGTCCCTCTCCTGCCGTGCGGTATCTAGGAATTCGGGTCGTCGTCGACCAGCGACAACGCCTGGGTCGGGCAGTACCGGACCGCGGCACGGACCGCCTCGAGATCGGCCCCGGGATCGGCGCGGCGGACCTCCACCTTGCCGTGCTTCGGCACGGTGAACACCGCGCCCGCCTCGTCCTGGCAGACCGCGTGCCCCTGGCACAGATCCAGATCGACCTCGATGCGCATCAGCCGTTCCCTCCGGTCTCGTTCGAATCCACCTCGCGCAGCGGCGCTTCCGGCTGTACCTCGACCAGCACCAGATGCGCGCCGCGCGGGGTGGACACCACCGCGGTCACCGCGGCGGCGATATCGGAGGCGCGCAGGAAGTACGAATGCCGGGCGAATCCCCAATGCACCCAATTCTCGAGCACCGGGCCGATCGACTCCGGCGCCGCGGTCATCCCCATCCCGGTCTGCGTCTGTCCGGGCCGGACCACCGAGGCGCGAACGCCGGTGCCCTCCAACTCCATTCGCAGCTGATGCCCCATCGCCTCCAGCCCGGACTTGGCGGCGACATAGGCGCCCATACCGGGTCGCGGAATATCCGCGGAATCGGAACCGATCAGCACGAAATCGCCGCGGCGGCGCTCGACCATCCCCGGAATCACCCGATTGACCAGCCATTGCGCGCCGACCAGGTGGACGTGCACCTGTTTCAGGAACATCTCCGGATCCATCCGGTACGCCTGCCCGAACTCCAGATCGCCCGCGCCGGAGACGGCGATCTCGATCGGCCCGAGGGCCGCCTCGGCGGCGGTCACGAATTCGTCGACCGACCGCAGATCGGTGACGTCGAGCCGATGGGCGAACGCCTCACCACCGTCGGCGCGGATCTTCTCGGCCAGCGATTCGCAGATCTCCACCCGGCGGGCGCCCAGGGCCACCGGATGGCCGAGTTCGGCCAGCGCGCGGGCCGTGGCCGCGCCGATACCGGACGAGGCGCCGGCCACCAGCGCCGGCCGGCGCTGCGGATGCGGGGTGAATCGAGGCATCAGCGGACCTCCACCGGGAACGAGTTCGGCCACCCGCGACGCTGTTCCGGCGCTGCGAGAGACACATAGCTGGACATGTGTCTGGACGCTACCATCGGCGGCCCGCGCCGACAATGCCCACGGCGATCCACTCCCGATGATGCCGGAGCACACCGCCGCGGCGGGCCAGAATTGAAACGAGTTCTTGCGCGCCGAGAGCACTCGAACCTATAGTCCGTACACGTGTCCGGACACCTAGGGAGCTACCGATGGGCAGGCTCGTGAGCACCGGCAACGCCGCCCGGCCGGGCGGCGGCCGGGTCGTCGCCGGCACCCGGACCGGCACACCGGAATCGGAATTGATCGCGACCGTCGAACAGGAGCACTTCTCATGACCCGTTTCACCGGACGATCCGCGATCGTCACCGGCGCGGCCCGCGGCATCGGCGCCGCCTATGCGCGCGCCCTGGCCGCCGAGGGCGCCAAGGTGGTCGTCGCCGACCTGAACGCGGAGGCGGGCGAAGAGGTCGCCAAGGAGATCACCGCGGCCGGCGGCACCGCCGTCTTCCACCGCGTGGACGTCGCCGATCCCGAATCCGCCACGGCCCTGGCCGAATTCACCGTGGCCGAATTCGGTGGCATCCACCACCTGGTCAACAACGCCGCCATCTACGGCGATATGAAGATCGACCTGCTGCTGACCGTGCCGTGGGACTACTACAAGAAGTTCATGAGCGTGAATCTCGACGGCGCGCTCAACGTCACCCGCGCGGTCTGGCAACCGATGGCCGCGAACGGCGGCGGGTCCATCGTCAACCAATCCTCCACGGCCGCCTGGGTGTACTCCGGCTTCTACGGCCTGGCGAAGGTCGGGATCAACGGCCTCACCCAGCAATTGGCCTACGAACTGGGCGGTTCCAAGATCCGGATCAACGCGATCGCACCCGGGCCCACCGACACCGAGGCCACCCGCACGGTCACCCCGGGCAATATCGTCAAGGATATGGTGAACCGGATCCCGTTGAAGCGCATGGGAACTCCGGAGGACATGGTCGGCGCCTGCCTGTATCTGCTGTCCGACGACGCGGCCTGGGTCACCGGCCACATCCTCAATGTCGACGGCGGCCAGGTGTTCCGGGCATGAGCGGGCCGGAGGGCGCCGAAACCCCACCCGTACAGGTCGGTTTCATCGGCCTGGGCGATATGGGCAAACCGATGGCCGAGCGGTTGCTCGCCTGGCCCGGCGGGCTGGTGGTGTGCGATCTGCGGCCCGAGGTGGTCGAACCGTTCACCGCCGCCGGCGCGAAGGCCGCCGCCACCGCGGCCGAGGTCGCCGCGCAGGCCGAGGTGATCTCGGTGGTGGTCGTGACCGACGATCAGGTCCGCACGGTGGTCACCGGGCCGGACGGGCTGCTGAGCACCGCCCGCCCCGGCACCGTGATCGCGGTGCACTCCACGATCGCCGACGCCACCGCCGTCGAACTGGCGGCCGAATGTGCCAGCCACGGTGTGGATCTCGTCGACGCTCCGATCAGCGGCGGCGCCGTGGGGGCGCAGCAGGGCCGGCTCGCGGTGATGGTCGGCGGCACCGAGGCGGCGTACGCCAGGCTGCGGGAACCGTTCCGCTGCTTCGCGGATCTGGTCGTGCGCGCCGGCGAGGTCGGCGCGGGCACCCGGATGAAGCTGGCCCGCAACCTGCTGCACTTCGTGGCCTTCACCGCAGCCGGCGAGGCACAGCGACTCGCCGAGGCCGCGGGCCTGGATCTGAAGAAGCTCGGCCGCGTGGTGCGCCATTCCGACGCCGTCACCGGCGGTGCGGGCTCGATCATCCTGCGCGACACCACCGTACCGATCCCGGCCGACGACTTCTGGTTCCCGATCCTGTCGCACGTACGCGATCTCGGGGAGAAGGACCTGTCCCTGGCGCTCGCGCTGGCGGACCGGCTCGATATCGAATTACCGCTGGCCCGAACGGCTTTCACCGAACTGGGCCCCGGGCTGGGCGTCGGCGCCGGCACCCTCGCGAAGGAGCGACCATGAGCGGCAACGGATCCGTGCCCGACGACCGCCGGCAGCGCGGCCTGGCCCGGATGGGCGAGGTGTACGGCATGGAGTTCACCGACGGCCCCGGCGACCATTTCGCCGTCACCGCGGACCATCTGTTCGCCGACATCTGGTCCCGGCCGGGCCTGAGTCTGCGCGATCGGCGCCTGCTCCTGCTCGGCGCGCTGTCCGCACAGGGCCTGTTCGACGTCGCGGAGATCCAGATCGGCGCCGCGCTGCACAACGAGGAGCTGACCGCCGAGCAGTTGCACGAGATCGCGCTGTTCCTCAGCCATTACGTCGGCTGGCCCGCCGGCACCAAACTCGACCACATCGCGGGCAAGGTTGCGGCGCAACGGAAGAAGCGCGAATCCGCCCGAGAGAGCAAGTGAGGTATCGCTGATGTCCGACACCGCGACCGTCCGCCCGCTGCGTGCCGCCGAGGTGACCGAGTGGGATCTGACCGCCGATGTGGTCATCGCCGGCTACGGCATCGCCGGCGCCTGCGCGGCGATCGAGGCCGCCCGCGCCGGCGCCGATGTCCTGGTGCTGGAACGCACCGGCGGCTGGGGCGGCGCGGCCGCGCTGTCCGGCGGATATGTCTATCTCGGCGGCGGCACCCCGCTGCAACGCGCCCTCGGCTTCGAGGATTCGCCGGAGAACATGGAGAAGTTCCTGCTCGCCGCGCTCGGGCCGGGCGTCGACACCGGCAAGATCCACGACTACTGCGAGGGCAGCCTCGAACACTTCGACTGGCTGGTCGAGCAGGGTGTGCCGTTCAAGCAGGCGTTCTGGGGCGAACCCGGCTGGGAGCCACCGCACGACGAGGGCCTGATGTACTCCGGCGGCGAGAACGCCGCGCCGTTCAACACCATCGCCACCCCGGCGCCGCGCGGGCACCTGCCGCAGATGGCGAACAAGCGCACCGGGCTGAAGGGCGGCGGCTACATGCTGATGAAGCCGCTCGCCGACGTCGTCGAATCACTCGGTGTGCGAACCGAATACGATGTCCGGCTGCAACGGCTGGTCGTCGGCGCGGACGATCGCGTACTCGGCGTCGCCGCCCGGCGCTACGGCAAACCGGTGCTGATCCGCGCGCGGCGCGGGGTGGTGCTGGCCACCGGCAGCTTCGCCTACAACGAGCAGATGATCGAGAACTACGCGCCGCGGCTGATCGGCCGCCCGGCCGCCGCCATCGAGGAGCACGACGGCATCGGCATCCGGGTCGCGCAGGCCCTCGGCGCGGATGTGGCGCATATGGACGCCACCGAGGTGGCCTTCTTCGGCGACCCACAACTGCTCGCCCGCGGCATCCTGGTGAACGGGCGCGGCCAGCGCTACATCCCCGAGGACACCTACGGCGGCCGGATCGGCCAGGCGACGCTGATCCAGCAGGACAACCAGGCGTACCTGATCATCGACGAGCAGGCGCTCGAACAGGGCCAGGGCACCGAGACCGCGACCCCGTTCTTCCGGCAGCCGCCGAAATGGGCCGCGGAGACGGTGGCGGAACTGGAGGCCGATATGGGCCTGCCGACCGGCGCGCTGCAGGCCACCGTCGAGGTCTACAACCGGCACGCCACCGACGGCGCCGATCCGCTGCTGGGGAAGAAACCACAGTGGGTGCGGCCGATCGGCGCCCCGGTGGCCGGATTCGATCTGCGTGGTTTCACCGCCGGATTCACCCTCGGCGGCCTGCGGACCGATCTGGACTCCCGGGTACTGCACGTCTCCGGCGAGCCCATCGCCGGACTGTTCGCGGCGGGCCGGTGCACCTCCGGTATCTGCGCCGGCGGCTACGTCTCCGGCGCCTCCCTCGGCGACGGAAGTTTCTACGGTCGCCGGGCGGGTATTGCCGCAGCCGCGAATACCGCCGCGGCGACGCCGCTCATCGACCCGGCCGATCAGTAAATTTCGCGTTGCACGATCGAAAGGATCACAGGCCCATGCGCTTCGGCATCGTCCTGTTCACCAGCGACCGCGGTATCACCCCCGCCGTCGCCGCGAAGGCCGCCGAGGATCGGGGTTTCTCCTCGTTCTTCGTGCCCGAACACACCCACATCCCGGTGAAACGCGAAGCCGCGCACCCCACCACCGGCGATGCCAGCCTGCCCGACGATCGGTACACCCGGACGCTGGATCCGTGGGTCGCGCTCGCCACCGCGGCCGCGGTCACCGAACGGATCGAATTGTCCACGGCCGTGGCCCTGCCCGCCGAGCACGACCCGATCACGCTCGCGAAGACGATCGCGACCCTCGACCACCTCTCCGGCGGCCGGGTCGCACTGGGCGCCGGATTCGGCTGGAACACCGACGAACTCACCGACCACGGCGTGCCGGCGAACAAGCGGCGTACCGTACTGCGTGAATATCTGGAGGCCATGCGGGCGCTGTGGACCCAGGAGGAGGCCTCCTACGACGGCGAATTCGTCAAGTTCGGCCCCAGCTGGGCATGGCCGAAGCCGGTCCGGCCGGATCTGCCGGTGCTGATCGGGACGGCCGGCACCGAACAGGGTTTCCGCTGGATCGCCCGGTCCGCCGACGGCTGGATCACCACCCCGTACGAGAACGAGTTGCTGCTGGAACGGCTGCGCCTGCTGTCGAAGGTCTGGCAGGACGCGGGGCGCGCGGGTGCGCCGCGCGTGGTCGCGCTCGCCGGGCGGCCCGATCCGGCGCAACTCTCGGAATGGGCCGCGGCCGGAGTCACCGACACGCTGTTCGGACTTCCGGACAAGACACCCGACGAGGTGCTGGCATACCTCGATAGGCTGGCCGGGAAACTGGCCACCCTGGGCGCGACCGAATAGCCGGCGGTTCGGCTTCCCGCCCCTGTCTTCTGTACCTCTCGAGATTGCGAGCCCCCTGTGCGTATCGCCCTGCTGTCGTATCGCAGCAAGCCCCACTGTGGCGGACAGGGGGTCTACGTCCGGTATCTCAGTCACGGTCTGGCCGAGCTGGGCCACGAGGTCGAGGTGTTCTCCGGGCAGCCGTATCCGGAGAATCTCGATTCCCGGGTGCGGCTGACCGAGGTGCCCAGTCTCGATCTGTACCGCGAACCGGATCCGTTCCGCACGCCACGGCCGGGTGAGCTGCGCGACCGGATCGATCTGCTGGAGCTGGCCACCATGTGGACGTCCGGCTTCCCGGAGCCGCGCACCTTCAGCCTGCGCGCGGCCCGGCTGCTGCGGTCGCGCGTGGCCGATTTCGACGTCGTTCACGACAACCAGTGCCTCGGCAGCGGGCTGCTCGACATCGCCGCGCGGCTGCCGCTGGTGGCCACCGTCCACCATCCGATCACCCGCGACCGGGTGGTCGATCTAGCGGCCGCGCGCTGGTGGCGGCGGCCGTTCGTGCATCGCTGGTACGGCTTCCTCGGCATGCAGCAGCGGGTGGCGCGGCAGATCCCGGAACTGATCACCGTCTCGTCCTCCTCGGCGACGGATATCGCCGACGATTTCGGGGTCGACGCGCGGCAGCTGCGCGTGGTGCCGCTCGGCGTGGACACCGGGCTGTTCCGGCCCCGGCCGCGACTGCGGGTACCGGGCCGGATCGTCGCGGTGGCCAGTGCGGACAAACCGCTCAAGGGGATCGCTCATCTGCTGCGCGCGGTGGCCCGGCTGCGCGGCGCCCACGAGATCGATCTGCGGCTGGTCGCCAAGCTGGAGCCCGACGGCCCGACCGAGAAACTGATCGCCGAACTCGGCCTCTCCGATGTGGTCACCGTCGCCACCGGACTGTCCGACCAGGAACTCGCCTTCCTGCTGAGCTCCGCCCAGATCGCCTGCATTCCCTCGATGTACGAGGGCTTCTCGCTGCCCGCGGTGGAGGCGATGGCCAGCGGCGCCGCCCTGGTGGCCAGCCGCGCCGGCGCGCTGCCCGAGGTGGTCGGCGACTGCGCGGTGCTGGTCGAACCCGGCAACGTCGAGGAATTGGCGGCCGCGATCGGCGATCTGCTCGCCGATCCGGGCCGCACGGCCGAACTCGGCACGGCCGGCCGGCGCCGGGCGCTGTCCGTCTACAGCTGGGAATCGGTTGCGGCGCAGACCGTCTCGGTCTACGAGGAGGCGATCACCCGGCACCACGGGCACACCCGGCTGCGGCCGGACGAGCATCCGCGCCGAGCCGAGCCGGACGACCCGGCCACCGCGAGCGGGCACACCGGCACCGAGGAGGCGCAGGCATGCTGACCGTGGATTTCGACCGGCTCCGGGTGGGTCCCGGCGTACGGGTCATCGATGTGGGCTGCGGTCAGGGCCGGCACAGCTTCGAGGCGTACCGGCGCGGGGCCGATGTCGTGGCCTTCGATCAGAACGCGGACGACCTCGCCGACGTGAAACTCATGTTCGGTGCGCTGGCCGAGGCGCGCGAGGCGCCGGAGCACGCGAGAGCCGAAGCGGTACAAGGTGATGCGCTGGCGCTCCCGTACCCCGACGGCGAATTCGACGTGGTGATCGCCTCGGAGATCCTGGAGCACATCCCCGCGGACGAGGCGGCGATCGCCGAACTGGTCCGGGTGCTGAAACCCGGTGGCGCACTGGCGGTCACGGTGCCGCGCTGGCTGCCGGAACGGATCTGCTGGCTGTTGTCGGACGAGTACCACGCCAACGAGGGCGGTCACGTCCGGATCTACCGGGCCGACGAACTGCGCCACAAGATCACCGATCGAGGCCTGCGCTTCGTGCACAGCGCGCACGCCCACGCCCTGCACACGCCCTACTGGTGGCTGAAATGCGCGGTGGGCGTGACGAACGACGACCATCGCGCGGTCGCCGCCTACCATCGGCTGCTGGTCTGGGACATGATGAAACGGCCACCGCTGACCCGGCTCGCCGAGACCGCGCTCGATCCGCTGCTGGGCAAGAGTGTCGCCCTGTACTTCTCGAAGCCGGCGGTGCGCGGTGCCCGCCGGTGAACCACCCGCCCTATCGGGTGTCCTGACCACTGCCCAATGCCTGCGTACCGCCGAATCCATCGCCGCGGCACAGGAATCCGACGGCGCGATCCCCTGGTTCACCGGCGGGCACACCGATCCGTGGGACCACGTGGAGAACGCGATGGCGCTCACCGCCGCCGGCCTGCTGGACGCCGCCGGCGCCGCCTACGAGTGGTCGGCCCGCACCCAGCGCGCGGACGGTTCCTGGCCGTCCCAGTTCCGGGCCGGTGTCGTCGAGAACGAGGACACCGACACCAACTTCTGCGGTTATCTCGCGACCGGGGTGTGGCACTACGTCGCCTGCACCGGCGATCGGCGCTTCGCCGTGCGGATGTGGCCGCACGTCCGGGCCGCGATCGACTACGTGATCTCGATGCAGCGCGGCCGCAACGGCGAAATCCATTGGCTGCGCACCGCGAACGGCATCGCGGCCGAGGCGCTGCTGACCGGGTGCGCCAGCATGTTCCACAGCATCCGCGCGGCGCTGGCGCTGGCCGATCTGCTCGGCATCGCGCAGCCGGAGTGGGAGGTGGCGGCGCTGCGGCTCGGACACGCCGTGCGGCACCACCCGGACGCGTTCGCCGTCAAGGACCGGTACTCGATGGACTGGTACTACCCGGTGCTGTGCGGCGCGTTCCAGGGTGCGGACGGGGTGGCCCGGATCGACTCGCGCTGGGACGAATTCGTGGTCGGCGAGCTCGGGATCCGGTGCGTCGACGACCGGCCGTGGGTGACCGGCGCCGAAACCTGTGAACTGGTACTGGCATTGGACACCCTCGGCGACCCGGTGCGGGCCCGGCGCCTGCTCGCCGCGATGCAACATCTGCGGGAGTCCGACGGATCCTATTGGACCGGACTGGTATTCGCCGACGGCAAGCGCTGGCCCGAGGAACGGACCACCTGGACCGGGGCCGCGATGATCCTGGCCGCCGACGCGCTGTCGCGCACCACCGGCGGTAACGGGATCTTCCGCGACTTCGCCACGAACGTCGACGTCACCGCCGCGGGTTACGTCTGCGACTGCGTGGCCTCGCGACCCTGAGCGGACTCAGCCCGCGATCACGACGGCCAGCAGCGCCACGGCGGCGGGCAGGGACTGCGCGAACCAGGCCCGGCTCGCACCGTTCACGGTGCCGTAGACCCCGGCGACGATCACGCACAGCAGGAAGAACACCTTGAACTGGAATCCGGCGTGCCCGGCGGCCAGGCCCCAGAACAGCCCGGCCGCCAGAAAACCGTTGTAGAGCCCCTGATTCGCGGCCAGGGCGCCGGTCTCGGCCGCGAATTCGGCGGTGGTGCCGAAGATGTCCCGCGCGCGCGGCCCGCGCCACAGGAACATCTCCAGCACCAGGATGTAGCAGTGGATCAGTGCGACGATCACCACCAGCGCATTCGCAACCACGGTCATGGCGCCACATGCTAGGACCCCGGCAATCGCGCCGCCGACTGCGACACACCACCGGTGGCCGGTATCACCCGGCGGTGATGAACTCCGCGGCCTTCTCGCCGATCATGTAGCAGGGCGCGTTGGTGTTGCCGCCGGTGATGCTGGGCATGATCGAGGCGTCGGCGACCCGCAGGCCCTCGATACCGCGCACCCGCAGTTGCGGATCGACCACCGCGCGCTCGTCGACGCCCATCCGGCAGGTGCCCACCGGGTGGTACACCGAATGGATCCGGTTGGGCAGTTCCCGGCGCAGCGCCGTCTCGTCCGCGAAATCCGGTCCGGGCGAGAGCTCCTCGGTGACCGAACCGGCAATGGTCTTGTGGGCCATCACCTCCCGGATCAGGCGGATGCCCTCGATCAGGAAGTCCGCGTCGGCCGGATCGGACAGGTAGCCCGGATCGATCAGCGGCGCCTGCAGCGGATCGGCCGAGGCCAGCCGCACCTCGCCGCGGCTCTTCGGGTAGATCAGGGTCGGGAAGATGGTCATCGCCTGCCGGCGATCCACCATGTGCAGCTTGTCCTCGTCCTGGTTCGGGCTCGGGTAGGACCACGGCAGCGTGTGGATCTGCATGTCGGGCACGTCCTTCGCGAACTGCGTCCGCACGAAGCCGGCCACCTCGAACACCGTGCGGCCGAACCAGGAACTGCCGCGGCGGAGGGTCTCCTGCAGCACGCCGGAGGCGAAGTGCGACGGAATGCCCCGGTGCAGCGCCTTCTTCGAGATGTAGGTCATCGGCACGAACAGGTGGTCGTGCAGGTTCTGGCCGACCGGCAGATCCGCGTGCACCTCGATGCCGTGATCGCGCAGATGCCCGGCCGGGCCGATTCCGGACAGCATCAGGATCTGCGCCGACGCCATCACCCCGCCGGAGACCACGACCTCCTTGCCGGCCCGGATGATTCGGCGGGAATCGCCCTCGATCACCTCGACGCCGACGGCGCGGCCGTTCTCCACCACCACGCGCGCCACGTGCGCGCCGGTCACCACCGTCAGGGTCGGATTCGACCGGTTGGTCAGGTATCCGCGAGAGGAGCTGTAGCGCAGGCCGTCCCGCACGCTCTGCTGGAAAATGCTGATGCCCTCCTGGGATTCGCCGTTGTAGTCGGCGATCCGGGGCGCGCCCAGCGTCTCGGTGGCGGCGGCGATGAACTCCTGGGCGATCGGGGTGAGCTCCTTCTGCCGGGTCACCTCGATCGGTCCGCCCGAGCCGCGGAATTCGTCGGCGCCGCCCTCCCAGTTCTCCAGCCGCTTGTAGGCGGGCAGCACCTCGTCGTAGCTCCAGCCGTCGCAGCCCTCGGCCGCCCAGGAGTCGAAGTTGGCCTTGTTGCCGCGCACGAACAGCATGCCGTTGACGGAGCTGGAGCCGCCGAGCACCCGGCCGCGGGTCATCGGGATCTCGCGCTCGTTGGCGTGCTTCTGCGGGATCGAGTACTGCGACCAGGTCACCCGGTGCTTCAACTGCGGCACGGTGTGCACCATCGTGATCATGCCGGGGACGGTCACCAGCCGGGTGTCGTCCTTGCGGCCCGCCTCGAGCAGGATGACGGCGGCACCGGTCTCGGCGAGCCGGCTCGCCACGGTGGCGCCGGCGCTGCCCGCGCCGATGACGACGTAATCGGCCTCGGTGGCGGACTGGGTGCGCGCTGAGTCGGTCATGGTCGCTGGTCCTCGCTGATCGGTCGGAGTTGTCGCCGGCGGTCCGCGCACGCCACGGTGCGGCAGCCGCCTCGGATCACTGTAGAACAAGTTCTAATCTTGGTGAAGATACGGCCGCTCGGCACCCTCGAAAGTTGGCACTTCCAGATGCCCAATTCCCCATGTTGACCAGCGAACCCATGGTTGAATGCACGTAGAACATGTTTCATTTCCAATGTCGGCGCAGCGCAGCGCCCACAGGAGGAAGCCGTGCCAGTTCCAGCCTCGCCCGACCCTCAGCTCCCACCCGGATTCAACTTCACCGATCCCGGTCTCTGGGAGACGCGCACCCCCGCCGCCGAATTCGCCGCGCTACGCCGGACCGCCGGCGTGTGGTGGAACGCACTGGCCGACGAGGATTCGGCGCCCTTCCACGACGGCGGTTACTGGGTGGTGAGCCGGCACGAGGACGTCAAGGAGATCTCGCGGCATCCGGAGCTGTACTCGTCGAACCGCAACGGCGCGATCATCCGGATGCCCTCGTACACCACCCACGAACAGCTGGAGCTGACCACCGAGGCCCTGCTGGTGAACATGGATCCGCCCCGGCACACCAAGATCCGGCGGATCGTCTCCCAGGGCTTCACCCCGCGCGCGGTGGAGAGCCTGCGGGCCGCCCTGACCGCGCGGGCCGAGCGAATCGTGCTGGCCGCCAAGGACTGTGGCGGTGGCGATTTCGTGGAGCAGGTCGCGGCCGAACTGCCGCTGCAGGCCATCGCCGATCTGCTCGGGGTACCGCAGGAGGACCGGCACCGGCTGTTCGAGTGGTCGAACAAGCTGATGAACACCGAGGATCCGGAATTCGCGGGCGAATCCGTCACGGCCAACGCCGAATTGCTGGGCTACGCCTGGAACATGGCCGAACAGCGCCGGGCCCGGCCGCTCGACGACATCGTCAGCCGGCTGGTGTCGGCCGATATCGACGGGGAGGCACTGGGTTCCGACGAGTTCGGCTTCTTCGTGATCCTGCTGACGGTGGCGGGCAACGAGACCACCCGCAACGCGATCACGGCCGGGATGAAGGCATTCGTCGATCATCCCGCGCAGTGGGAGCTGTTCCGCGAGCGGCGGCCCGGTACTGCGGCGGACGAGATCGTCCGCTGGGCGACGCCGGTGAGCGCGTTCCAGCGCACCGCGACCGCGGACCACGAACTCGGCGGCCAGGCCATCGCCGCCGGGCAGCGACTCGGATTGTTCTACAGCTCGGCCAATTTCGACGAGACGGTGTTCGACGATCCCTTCGACTTCGACGTGTTGCGCGATCCCAACCCGCACGTCGGGTTCGGCGGCACCGGCGCGCACTACTGCGTGGGCGCGAATCTGGCCCGGCTGGAGATCGACC
Encoded proteins:
- a CDS encoding GMC family oxidoreductase — its product is MTDSARTQSATEADYVVIGAGSAGATVASRLAETGAAVILLEAGRKDDTRLVTVPGMITMVHTVPQLKHRVTWSQYSIPQKHANEREIPMTRGRVLGGSSSVNGMLFVRGNKANFDSWAAEGCDGWSYDEVLPAYKRLENWEGGADEFRGSGGPIEVTRQKELTPIAQEFIAAATETLGAPRIADYNGESQEGISIFQQSVRDGLRYSSSRGYLTNRSNPTLTVVTGAHVARVVVENGRAVGVEVIEGDSRRIIRAGKEVVVSGGVMASAQILMLSGIGPAGHLRDHGIEVHADLPVGQNLHDHLFVPMTYISKKALHRGIPSHFASGVLQETLRRGSSWFGRTVFEVAGFVRTQFAKDVPDMQIHTLPWSYPSPNQDEDKLHMVDRRQAMTIFPTLIYPKSRGEVRLASADPLQAPLIDPGYLSDPADADFLIEGIRLIREVMAHKTIAGSVTEELSPGPDFADETALRRELPNRIHSVYHPVGTCRMGVDERAVVDPQLRVRGIEGLRVADASIMPSITGGNTNAPCYMIGEKAAEFITAG
- a CDS encoding cytochrome P450, producing the protein MPVPASPDPQLPPGFNFTDPGLWETRTPAAEFAALRRTAGVWWNALADEDSAPFHDGGYWVVSRHEDVKEISRHPELYSSNRNGAIIRMPSYTTHEQLELTTEALLVNMDPPRHTKIRRIVSQGFTPRAVESLRAALTARAERIVLAAKDCGGGDFVEQVAAELPLQAIADLLGVPQEDRHRLFEWSNKLMNTEDPEFAGESVTANAELLGYAWNMAEQRRARPLDDIVSRLVSADIDGEALGSDEFGFFVILLTVAGNETTRNAITAGMKAFVDHPAQWELFRERRPGTAADEIVRWATPVSAFQRTATADHELGGQAIAAGQRLGLFYSSANFDETVFDDPFDFDVLRDPNPHVGFGGTGAHYCVGANLARLEIDLMFNAIADAMPDLRQLAEPQRLRHGWINGIKHWRVAY